In Dendrosporobacter quercicolus, a single genomic region encodes these proteins:
- a CDS encoding cytochrome ubiquinol oxidase subunit I: protein MDNTALILARLQFGITLTYHFWFVALTLGLSVLIAIMETVYVVKNKPEYKQMAQFWGKLFILNYAAGVASGIVQEFQFGMNWAELCRFVGEVIGVPLALEALTAFFIEATFIGIWVYGWELFPRKIHLTAIWLIAAASNYSAFWILAANAFMQQPAGYAFQNNRLELNDLTAIITNHFLYYQYVHTVAAGLLTAGFFVMAGSAYYLLQHRHRQFAYRSFKTGLICAGLSGLLVFFSGHVYTQHLAKVQPMKLAAMEGLWETAKPAPFIIAAIINEKQQVNSAELAVPGMLSLLVNNHYNSRVSGMKELQENLAAAYGPRSYVPPVNLLFWSFRLKVGAGTAVIFLAVAGWWHWRKQSLDSKKWLLRSMILGVPLIYVCQAAGWLITEVGRQPWLVYGWLLTEQGISKTVPVSQLWFSFLGVNVVYAGMGLAVFYFMRSILIAGPDKTGE, encoded by the coding sequence ATGGACAATACAGCCTTAATACTGGCGCGGCTGCAGTTTGGCATTACTCTGACCTATCACTTTTGGTTTGTAGCGCTTACCCTCGGGTTATCGGTGCTGATTGCCATTATGGAGACTGTTTATGTAGTTAAAAATAAACCGGAATATAAACAAATGGCTCAGTTTTGGGGTAAGTTATTTATTTTAAATTATGCCGCCGGCGTTGCCTCCGGAATTGTACAGGAGTTTCAATTCGGTATGAACTGGGCGGAGCTCTGCCGGTTTGTCGGCGAGGTGATTGGCGTTCCGCTGGCTTTGGAGGCGCTTACGGCATTTTTTATTGAAGCGACTTTTATCGGGATATGGGTTTATGGCTGGGAGCTTTTCCCCAGAAAAATACATTTGACGGCAATTTGGCTGATTGCCGCAGCGAGTAATTATTCGGCTTTCTGGATTTTAGCGGCCAATGCTTTTATGCAGCAGCCGGCAGGGTATGCCTTTCAAAATAACCGCCTGGAATTAAATGACCTTACGGCAATTATCACCAATCACTTTTTGTACTATCAATATGTCCATACCGTGGCAGCCGGTTTGCTGACAGCCGGATTTTTTGTCATGGCGGGCAGCGCCTATTACTTGCTGCAGCATCGGCACCGGCAGTTTGCGTACAGGTCTTTTAAGACCGGGTTGATTTGCGCCGGGCTTTCCGGTTTGCTGGTGTTTTTCAGCGGGCATGTTTATACGCAGCACTTAGCCAAAGTACAGCCAATGAAACTGGCGGCAATGGAAGGCTTGTGGGAAACAGCCAAGCCGGCCCCGTTCATTATAGCGGCGATCATTAACGAGAAACAACAGGTCAACTCTGCTGAGCTTGCCGTACCCGGTATGTTGTCCCTGCTGGTGAATAATCACTACAACAGCCGCGTCTCCGGAATGAAAGAGTTGCAGGAGAACCTTGCCGCAGCGTATGGCCCGCGGTCTTATGTTCCGCCGGTAAATCTGCTGTTTTGGAGCTTTAGACTTAAAGTTGGCGCAGGAACGGCGGTAATCTTTCTGGCTGTGGCCGGCTGGTGGCACTGGCGGAAGCAAAGTCTTGACAGCAAGAAGTGGCTGTTGCGTTCAATGATCCTGGGCGTACCGCTAATTTATGTTTGTCAGGCGGCAGGCTGGTTAATTACCGAAGTCGGACGTCAGCCCTGGCTGGTTTACGGCTGGCTGCTGACGGAACAGGGGATATCTAAGACGGTACCGGTCAGTCAGCTGTGGTTTTCATTTCTGGGCGTTAATGTTGTATATGCCGGCATGGGACTGGCTGTATTCTATTTTATGCGTTCTATTCTCATCGCCGGACCGGACAAAACCGGTGAATAA
- the cydB gene encoding cytochrome d ubiquinol oxidase subunit II, producing MDLNVLCFALLGFLMLGYFILEGFDYGIGMLLVAIGENELERQVLINTIAPLRDGHEVWVIAAGAVLLASFPMVYATVFSGLYLLLVLLLLALIVRNLAIEMRSGSDSKTWRRVCDWGIFAGSIAPAFLWGVVIASLAKGLPIDAAKEFSGSVMAALNLYTLVSGSMFTLLFIVHGAAYLTQRVERNLAQRAAKTGLKVYNYAIAAAIGFAGLTCSALPAGNNLTAGVVAGGLVLLLLAGRRLLSRDEYLPAFCVGILAIAAATGTVAAALFPRLAISTLNPAFSLDIYNSAASPAALTIISRLMLVILPVLAAGQIWKSYRFWRRLSTEDLALKQSRRELAVRNKALRKLLAIAGLLEDAMAKVSYSLQEGNGQIIHRLKPGSKALLCGKPRKLVRHPGKKQASEK from the coding sequence ATGGACTTAAACGTACTTTGTTTTGCTTTGCTGGGATTTTTAATGTTAGGCTATTTCATATTGGAAGGCTTTGATTATGGCATTGGCATGCTGCTTGTGGCGATTGGGGAGAATGAACTGGAGCGCCAGGTGCTGATCAACACCATTGCCCCGTTAAGGGACGGGCATGAGGTCTGGGTGATTGCCGCGGGAGCGGTGTTATTGGCCAGCTTCCCAATGGTCTATGCCACCGTGTTCAGTGGCTTGTATTTGCTGCTGGTGCTGCTGCTGCTGGCGCTGATTGTTCGTAATTTGGCGATTGAAATGCGCAGCGGGAGCGATAGCAAAACCTGGCGCCGGGTTTGCGACTGGGGCATTTTTGCCGGCAGTATAGCGCCGGCTTTTCTATGGGGCGTAGTCATTGCCAGCCTGGCCAAAGGCCTTCCCATTGATGCTGCAAAAGAATTCAGCGGTTCGGTTATGGCCGCGCTGAATCTATATACGCTGGTTAGCGGCAGTATGTTTACGCTGCTATTTATAGTTCACGGAGCTGCCTATCTGACGCAAAGAGTGGAGCGGAATTTAGCGCAGCGCGCAGCGAAAACCGGTTTGAAAGTATATAATTACGCAATTGCCGCCGCGATCGGTTTTGCCGGCCTGACTTGCAGCGCTCTGCCCGCCGGCAATAACCTGACCGCAGGCGTTGTTGCCGGCGGGCTGGTTTTGCTTTTACTTGCCGGGCGGCGGCTGTTGAGCCGGGATGAATACCTGCCTGCTTTTTGCGTCGGTATCTTAGCAATTGCGGCGGCCACAGGAACTGTTGCCGCCGCTCTGTTTCCCCGGCTGGCGATATCCACGCTCAATCCGGCGTTTAGTCTGGATATTTATAATTCGGCAGCCAGCCCTGCGGCGCTGACGATCATCAGCAGGCTCATGCTGGTGATCCTGCCGGTCTTGGCGGCCGGCCAAATATGGAAGTCGTATCGGTTCTGGCGCCGGCTGAGTACGGAGGATTTGGCGCTTAAACAGTCCAGGCGGGAGCTGGCAGTACGCAATAAAGCACTGAGAAAACTGCTGGCTATCGCCGGTTTGCTGGAGGACGCCATGGCTAAAGTCAGCTACTCGCTGCAGGAAGGCAATGGGCAAATCATTCACAGGCTGAAACCCGGCAGCAAGGCTTTACTTTGCGGCAAGCCCCGCAAACTAGTCCGCCATCCCGGGAAAAAGCAGGCATCCGAAAAATGA
- a CDS encoding protease complex subunit PrcB family protein: MNNHRKRSPKRGYKRLAAALAGAAVISSAMLPGIPLAKVQAAVDSNNVNSAPPGKDDSATRPDQAGSPLQAARQQASKYGFDSTRDRFSLQSRTQTAATVIIRTTTGKTYKMELIKTRNGNWQVAGVQQTGRETDKAAGNPVQKVIDNARRFGFNPASDKFSLLSLSGAKATVQVRTGGQTFNVDLAKKANGWEITTIRGIGNARYPATYIPASMFPSTGVLPAKPVQNTGQTKILFESDKYFGWNWLENTYPGDRAFGILLQDPRDATDSHPAGVLTAIKNIDFNDQFVVYASLGTVSGQGYGIGIEKIIQTGNDYTITVRTNSPGSGQINSTATQNYDFIALDRSTLDFSDPVTITFADIGGTTFSKYTLSLRD; encoded by the coding sequence ATGAACAACCATCGAAAAAGAAGTCCGAAACGCGGCTATAAGCGTCTGGCTGCTGCCCTGGCGGGAGCCGCGGTCATTTCGTCGGCAATGCTGCCCGGCATTCCGCTTGCCAAAGTCCAGGCTGCGGTTGATTCCAATAACGTCAATTCTGCGCCGCCCGGCAAAGATGACTCTGCAACGCGGCCGGATCAAGCGGGTTCTCCCTTGCAAGCAGCCCGGCAGCAAGCGTCTAAATATGGCTTTGACAGTACCCGGGACCGGTTTTCCCTGCAAAGCCGCACCCAAACCGCCGCCACAGTGATCATCCGCACCACAACCGGAAAAACTTATAAAATGGAATTAATCAAAACCAGGAATGGCAACTGGCAGGTTGCCGGAGTACAGCAGACCGGCAGGGAAACGGATAAAGCCGCCGGCAATCCGGTTCAGAAAGTGATTGACAATGCCCGCCGCTTCGGTTTTAATCCGGCTAGCGACAAGTTCAGCCTGTTGTCGCTAAGCGGGGCTAAAGCCACGGTACAGGTTCGTACCGGCGGCCAGACGTTTAACGTCGATTTAGCCAAAAAAGCGAATGGCTGGGAGATCACCACAATCCGGGGCATTGGCAACGCCAGATATCCGGCAACCTATATACCGGCCAGCATGTTTCCCAGCACCGGCGTCTTGCCCGCAAAACCTGTTCAGAATACCGGTCAAACCAAAATCTTGTTTGAATCCGACAAGTATTTCGGCTGGAACTGGCTGGAGAATACCTATCCAGGCGACCGGGCTTTCGGCATTTTACTGCAAGACCCCCGTGATGCAACCGATAGCCATCCGGCCGGTGTACTTACGGCCATAAAAAATATTGACTTTAATGACCAATTTGTTGTCTATGCCTCATTGGGCACAGTTTCCGGCCAGGGATACGGCATTGGCATTGAAAAAATCATTCAAACCGGCAATGATTATACGATAACGGTTAGAACCAATAGTCCCGGCTCCGGGCAAATTAACAGTACGGCGACCCAGAATTATGATTTTATTGCTCTTGACCGGTCAACGCTGGACTTTAGCGACCCGGTCACCATAACCTTTGCCGATATTGGCGGAACCACATTCAGCAAATACACGCTGTCCCTGCGCGATTGA
- a CDS encoding DEAD/DEAH box helicase: MEKFKVLGISDEIIRSLNDMGFEEPTPIQEQAIPEAMAGNDLVGQAQTGTGKTAAFGIPLIEKVRHTGGRIQGVILTPTRELAIQVAEELNKLGQYANVFALPIYGGQEIGRQIKALRKNPQIIVATPGRLMDHMERRNIRLGDTKILILDEADEMLNMGFIDDIEKILKETPESRQTLLFSATMPRAIQNLSQKFLKNPTFVSIKAKEVTVPLVEQFYVEVPDRQKFDVLCRLLDIQAPELAIAFGRTKRRVDELSEALKKRGYSAEGIHGDLTQAKRDSVLRQFRDGVIDILVATDVAARGLDVSGVTHVYNFDIPQDAESYVHRIGRTGRAGNTGAALTFVIPRELDHLRSIERHTKRKIVRMPVPSLTDALEGQQKLAVEKLLRVIEEGNYDEYKGRAEELLNQSDSVALVSAALKLLTKEPDTTPVKLTEEAPLRARRDRNRPPQFNRRKGPGENRPPFNKNRSRPHA, from the coding sequence TTGGAAAAATTTAAAGTATTGGGAATAAGTGATGAAATCATTAGATCACTTAATGATATGGGTTTTGAAGAGCCTACCCCCATTCAGGAACAAGCAATACCGGAAGCTATGGCCGGCAACGATTTAGTTGGACAAGCCCAAACCGGCACCGGTAAAACAGCCGCTTTCGGCATACCCCTGATTGAAAAAGTCCGGCATACGGGCGGCCGCATCCAGGGAGTTATCCTTACCCCCACGCGGGAACTGGCCATTCAGGTAGCGGAAGAGCTGAATAAACTTGGTCAATATGCCAACGTGTTTGCATTGCCCATTTACGGCGGTCAGGAAATTGGCCGGCAAATAAAAGCCCTGCGTAAAAACCCGCAGATTATTGTGGCTACCCCGGGCCGGCTGATGGACCATATGGAACGGCGCAACATCAGGCTTGGCGATACCAAAATACTGATTCTCGATGAAGCGGATGAAATGCTGAACATGGGCTTTATTGACGACATTGAAAAGATTTTGAAAGAAACGCCGGAATCCCGCCAAACCTTGCTATTTTCGGCAACGATGCCCCGGGCCATCCAGAACTTGTCGCAAAAGTTTTTGAAAAACCCGACTTTTGTCAGTATAAAAGCCAAAGAAGTTACCGTTCCACTGGTGGAACAATTTTATGTCGAAGTGCCTGACCGTCAAAAATTTGATGTTTTGTGCCGCCTGCTTGATATTCAGGCTCCCGAGCTGGCAATCGCCTTTGGCCGTACCAAACGCCGGGTCGATGAACTGTCCGAAGCTCTGAAAAAACGCGGCTACTCGGCCGAAGGTATTCATGGCGATCTGACCCAGGCCAAACGCGACAGCGTATTACGCCAATTCAGAGACGGCGTCATCGATATTCTGGTTGCCACCGATGTGGCGGCGCGCGGCCTGGATGTCTCCGGCGTTACTCATGTTTATAATTTTGATATTCCCCAGGACGCTGAAAGCTATGTCCATAGAATCGGCCGTACCGGACGGGCAGGCAATACCGGCGCAGCGCTGACCTTTGTCATACCGCGCGAGCTGGATCATTTACGGTCGATCGAAAGGCATACCAAAAGAAAGATCGTCCGCATGCCCGTACCGTCCCTCACTGACGCCCTGGAAGGGCAGCAAAAACTGGCAGTGGAAAAATTGCTCAGGGTTATTGAGGAAGGCAATTATGATGAATATAAAGGCCGTGCTGAAGAATTGCTGAATCAAAGCGATTCTGTAGCCTTAGTATCGGCGGCCTTGAAATTACTGACCAAAGAACCGGATACAACTCCGGTTAAGTTAACAGAAGAAGCGCCGTTGCGCGCTCGCCGCGACCGCAACCGTCCTCCGCAGTTTAACCGGCGCAAAGGCCCCGGCGAAAATCGCCCGCCCTTTAATAAAAACCGGTCCCGTCCGCACGCTTAA
- a CDS encoding TVP38/TMEM64 family protein: MRYYDHFLSKPALTGVLIVISIAIVCYNYGVGLEQFKPEAVSRAVTKLGPWGPAVYILLNILRPLFFFPAIILAVAGGLAYGPYLGALYLITGTVLGASGCFWLARLLGQNTVGRLLPSGCHLSRMAEQVGGQDFKMLLLIRLMPVVPWDAFSFLAGLRQVRFWPYCLATFLGSIPGAVIFCCLGNALNRSLLTAVWGAVLLAIIFSCLPRVFCRNMDRERRDFL, encoded by the coding sequence ATGAGATACTACGATCATTTCTTGTCTAAGCCTGCTTTAACCGGCGTTCTCATTGTTATTAGTATTGCCATAGTTTGCTATAATTATGGGGTGGGCCTTGAACAATTTAAGCCGGAGGCGGTCAGCAGGGCGGTAACCAAACTGGGACCGTGGGGGCCGGCTGTTTATATTCTACTCAATATTTTACGTCCGCTGTTTTTCTTTCCGGCCATCATTCTGGCGGTTGCCGGCGGGCTGGCCTATGGCCCGTACCTGGGGGCTTTATATCTGATTACCGGAACGGTGCTGGGGGCGAGCGGCTGTTTTTGGTTAGCCCGGCTGCTTGGGCAAAATACCGTCGGACGGCTGTTGCCGTCTGGCTGTCATTTGAGCAGAATGGCTGAACAGGTTGGTGGCCAAGACTTTAAAATGCTGTTGCTGATTAGGCTGATGCCAGTCGTTCCCTGGGACGCTTTTAGTTTTCTCGCCGGCCTGAGGCAAGTCCGGTTTTGGCCTTATTGCCTGGCAACCTTTTTAGGCAGCATTCCCGGTGCGGTTATTTTTTGCTGTTTAGGCAATGCCCTGAACCGTTCGCTGTTGACTGCTGTATGGGGAGCGGTCCTGCTGGCAATTATTTTTAGTTGCCTGCCCCGGGTATTTTGTCGTAATATGGATAGAGAGCGGCGCGATTTCCTGTAA
- the rpoN gene encoding RNA polymerase factor sigma-54, protein MDFGLRLETQQKLMMTQELRQAIAILQLSTQELAAMVEQQFLENPVLEMENAAGDDDQPAGDAPSAGITAANVNELDDYFKDGLKANYQTAVHSDEMAAGSFAAREVSLDEHLQFQLDITFNNPLEHAVGQYIIGCIDHKGYLCSSVEEIAQALAVSTELAGSVLEIIQTFDPEGVGARSLQECLQIQARQQGLYHGLVKAIIEQHLPDLADAKYRWIAERLNSTAHAVQEAADLIRKLNPKPGLAFSTESAGYISADVTVERVNGSYVILVNDSNIPRLFINPSYRQASRQPDSEVKKFIENRLNAAIWLIRSVEQRRNTLYRVTEAILDLQRGFFDHGPPHIRPLIMKTVADRLGIHESTVSRAVANKYINTPHGLFSMRAFFSSCVNTVNGEEMVSGKIKQEIKNLLRSENPASPLSDQGISGLLAKQGIKISRRTVTKYREEMGIASSNKRKRY, encoded by the coding sequence ATGGATTTCGGCTTAAGATTGGAAACACAACAAAAATTAATGATGACGCAGGAATTGCGTCAGGCGATTGCCATTTTACAGCTTTCCACACAGGAGCTGGCGGCAATGGTTGAACAGCAGTTTTTGGAGAATCCGGTCCTGGAAATGGAGAACGCAGCCGGGGATGACGACCAGCCGGCTGGGGATGCTCCCTCAGCCGGTATTACCGCCGCTAACGTGAATGAACTGGACGATTATTTTAAGGACGGCCTCAAGGCAAATTACCAGACCGCAGTTCATAGTGATGAAATGGCGGCCGGTAGTTTTGCCGCAAGAGAGGTTTCCTTGGATGAACATTTGCAATTTCAACTTGATATAACCTTTAACAACCCGTTGGAACATGCTGTCGGGCAGTATATTATCGGCTGTATCGATCATAAGGGGTATTTGTGCAGCTCTGTGGAAGAAATTGCCCAGGCGCTGGCCGTTTCAACGGAATTGGCCGGCAGTGTACTGGAAATTATCCAGACGTTTGACCCTGAAGGGGTTGGGGCGCGCAGTCTGCAGGAATGCCTGCAGATCCAGGCCCGCCAGCAGGGGCTTTATCACGGGCTGGTTAAAGCAATTATTGAACAGCATCTGCCGGATTTAGCTGATGCTAAATACCGTTGGATTGCCGAACGGCTGAACTCTACGGCTCATGCCGTACAGGAGGCGGCAGACCTGATCCGCAAGCTTAATCCTAAACCCGGTCTGGCGTTCAGTACCGAGAGCGCCGGCTATATTTCCGCCGACGTTACCGTTGAACGGGTAAACGGCTCCTATGTTATTCTGGTGAATGACAGCAATATACCAAGATTGTTCATCAACCCCTCCTACCGCCAGGCATCGCGCCAGCCGGACAGTGAAGTTAAGAAATTTATTGAGAACCGGCTGAATGCAGCCATCTGGTTAATCAGAAGCGTTGAGCAGCGGCGCAATACTTTATACCGGGTTACGGAAGCTATCCTGGATTTACAGCGCGGTTTTTTTGATCATGGCCCCCCCCATATACGACCGTTGATTATGAAGACGGTGGCTGACCGGCTGGGGATTCATGAATCGACGGTCAGCCGCGCCGTAGCCAACAAATATATCAATACGCCTCACGGCTTGTTCAGTATGCGGGCTTTTTTTTCCAGCTGTGTCAATACTGTCAACGGGGAGGAAATGGTGTCAGGCAAAATCAAGCAGGAAATAAAGAATCTGCTGCGCAGTGAAAATCCTGCTTCTCCGTTGAGCGATCAGGGCATTAGCGGCCTGCTGGCCAAGCAGGGAATAAAAATATCGCGGCGGACGGTCACCAAATACCGCGAAGAGATGGGAATAGCTTCATCAAATAAGAGAAAGCGTTATTAA
- a CDS encoding VOC family protein: MRIKRIDTTISTEKLQESKDFYMKHFGFKLVYESDWYIELLSPSLEVGVSFTLPQREEGEFFNGKGLILSFEVEDVDAEYNRLKQAGLNIYQEIQDKPWGERSFVVDDPAKVHIYIYKTIPATPEYQKVYDSFRG; the protein is encoded by the coding sequence ATGAGGATAAAGAGAATTGATACTACGATCAGCACGGAAAAGCTGCAGGAGTCGAAAGATTTTTATATGAAGCATTTTGGTTTTAAACTGGTTTATGAGAGCGACTGGTATATCGAATTGCTGTCGCCCAGCCTGGAGGTTGGCGTAAGCTTTACGCTGCCGCAGCGGGAAGAGGGGGAGTTTTTCAATGGTAAAGGCCTGATTCTATCGTTTGAGGTTGAGGATGTAGATGCCGAATACAACCGGCTTAAGCAGGCCGGGCTGAACATTTACCAGGAGATTCAGGATAAGCCCTGGGGGGAACGCAGCTTTGTCGTGGATGACCCTGCGAAAGTTCATATATATATTTATAAAACCATTCCCGCCACGCCTGAATACCAAAAGGTGTATGATTCATTTAGAGGCTAG
- a CDS encoding HD-GYP domain-containing protein — protein sequence MMKLQLEPSDSYFRKKSAELERINQQLQQKICQLEQTILNLEQQNKALEESEQQCRYAGFHDILTGLKNRNYFEQQLHCFEANQTASLGLIICDLDGLKLVNDTLGHPQGDKHLIAIAGILRECFDDSDVLARIGGDEFAIIKTGATEAYIQKACALALDRINEHNATACIPLGLSFGYSISSGKLTSMKRLIVEADNSMYREKLQRGSNARTAIVQNAIKLLNKRDFINEGHADRLQAILTSLAFKTGIPAAKQPDLKLLAKFHDIGKVGIPDSIIFKPASLTPEEMSIMQTHSEIGQRIALASSELVPIAEWILKHHERWDGSGYPLGLSGDQIPLACRIFAIADAYEVMTSPRPYRQPLSQSSALEQIRLAAGSQFDPALVDIFFTAIHQI from the coding sequence ATGATGAAACTTCAGCTTGAACCATCAGATTCTTATTTTCGTAAAAAATCGGCGGAGTTGGAACGAATCAATCAGCAATTACAGCAAAAAATTTGTCAGTTAGAACAAACCATTCTAAACCTGGAACAGCAAAACAAGGCTTTAGAGGAAAGTGAGCAACAGTGCCGTTATGCTGGATTCCACGATATTTTGACCGGCTTAAAAAACCGCAACTATTTTGAACAGCAGCTACACTGCTTTGAAGCAAATCAAACCGCTTCGCTAGGTCTGATCATTTGTGACCTGGACGGCCTTAAGCTTGTCAATGACACCCTGGGACATCCGCAGGGCGATAAACACCTGATTGCCATCGCCGGAATTCTCCGGGAATGTTTTGACGACAGCGACGTACTGGCGCGTATCGGCGGCGATGAGTTTGCCATCATCAAGACAGGCGCTACTGAAGCTTACATTCAAAAAGCATGTGCGCTGGCTCTTGACAGAATCAACGAACATAACGCAACCGCCTGTATTCCCCTGGGCCTCTCTTTTGGTTACTCCATCAGCAGCGGAAAACTGACTTCGATGAAGCGGCTGATCGTCGAAGCTGATAATAGTATGTACCGTGAAAAATTGCAGCGCGGCTCCAACGCCCGCACCGCAATTGTTCAGAATGCCATCAAGCTATTAAATAAGCGTGACTTTATCAACGAAGGTCATGCCGACCGTCTACAGGCAATCCTCACCTCTCTGGCCTTCAAAACCGGAATTCCTGCAGCTAAACAGCCGGATCTGAAGCTTCTGGCCAAATTTCACGATATTGGCAAAGTCGGCATCCCGGACAGCATTATTTTCAAACCGGCCAGCTTGACTCCTGAAGAAATGTCCATTATGCAGACCCATAGTGAAATCGGTCAGCGCATTGCCTTAGCCTCCAGCGAGCTTGTCCCCATTGCCGAGTGGATATTAAAACACCACGAACGCTGGGATGGATCGGGCTATCCGCTGGGGCTATCCGGTGATCAGATCCCACTGGCCTGCCGGATCTTCGCCATTGCGGATGCTTACGAAGTGATGACCAGCCCCCGCCCGTACCGTCAGCCTTTGTCCCAATCGTCAGCCCTGGAACAAATCAGGCTTGCGGCCGGCTCTCAATTTGATCCGGCTCTGGTAGATATTTTTTTCACCGCAATTCATCAAATATAA
- a CDS encoding bile acid:sodium symporter family protein, whose amino-acid sequence MMSDSFCKLNCWLGRNMFLVVLTGLLLGFMLRLPDSALLRKLVVLLFAYMTFITALGTSLKSFANTLRTPWLPLWILILVHIATPFTAWLAGISFYPDDDYIRIGYLIGATIPIGVTSIIWTALVKGDMAVSLVAVTLDTFLVPIILPVFFKFVVGKIIPVSYFDMTLDLVLMITLPSIAGMLVHDLTKGRIVGFSQSIGGATAKLSLLAVILINAALVAPQITWDSAMLKLLLVTLLIVASGYFVGYLGSYILKERTPEKVLTLVYNVGIRNNASGLVLALAYFPPAAAIPITLAILYQQPLATIIPYLYKRFVKQPAPAN is encoded by the coding sequence ATGATGTCGGACTCGTTCTGTAAGCTCAATTGCTGGCTGGGACGAAATATGTTCCTGGTTGTCCTTACCGGCTTATTGCTTGGCTTTATGCTAAGACTGCCGGACTCTGCTTTATTGCGTAAGCTGGTCGTGCTCTTATTTGCCTACATGACCTTTATTACAGCCTTAGGAACCAGTTTGAAAAGCTTTGCCAATACGCTCCGCACTCCGTGGCTGCCACTATGGATTCTGATTCTGGTGCATATTGCAACTCCCTTTACCGCCTGGCTGGCCGGCATCAGTTTCTATCCTGATGACGACTATATCCGGATAGGCTATTTAATTGGCGCTACAATTCCGATCGGGGTAACCTCGATTATCTGGACAGCCCTGGTTAAAGGCGATATGGCGGTATCACTGGTCGCTGTGACACTTGATACATTCCTCGTTCCCATCATCCTGCCGGTATTTTTTAAATTTGTTGTCGGCAAAATCATCCCGGTCAGCTATTTTGACATGACCCTTGACCTGGTGCTGATGATTACCCTGCCCAGCATTGCCGGAATGCTGGTGCATGATTTAACCAAAGGCCGCATTGTCGGCTTTTCACAAAGCATTGGCGGGGCAACGGCCAAATTATCGCTATTGGCGGTAATTTTAATTAACGCCGCACTGGTAGCCCCGCAAATCACTTGGGACTCAGCGATGCTTAAACTCCTGCTGGTCACCCTGCTGATTGTGGCCTCAGGTTACTTTGTCGGCTATCTTGGTTCGTACATTCTAAAGGAACGCACCCCTGAAAAGGTACTAACCCTTGTCTATAATGTCGGCATTCGCAACAATGCCAGCGGGTTAGTTTTGGCTCTGGCTTATTTTCCCCCGGCCGCAGCCATACCAATAACTTTGGCCATTTTATACCAGCAGCCCCTGGCGACAATTATCCCTTATCTCTATAAACGCTTCGTAAAGCAGCCTGCGCCGGCAAACTGA
- the xth gene encoding exodeoxyribonuclease III produces MAGYWKIATYNVNSIRARMPVLLAWLEREQPAVVALQETKVRDENFPHDEIKAAGYYAIFKGQKSYNGVAILAKSSPENVRFGLDEWGQPDEARLVAATIDGINIVNTYIPQGRQAATDYFYYKLGWIGQMREYFNRYYQADQPVIWVGDFNVAPDRRDVYAPDKLLGSVGFHPDEHAALDMVRQWGFVDIFRHHVPEEGHYTFWDYRVPNGFKRKMGWRIDHIWATAAIAGHSVRAWVDTDMRQGPKPSDHAPLLAEFNWS; encoded by the coding sequence ATGGCTGGATATTGGAAGATTGCCACATATAATGTAAATTCAATCCGGGCCCGTATGCCGGTGCTGCTGGCCTGGCTGGAGCGGGAGCAGCCTGCTGTTGTTGCGTTGCAGGAAACCAAAGTCCGGGACGAGAATTTTCCGCACGACGAGATAAAGGCGGCCGGTTATTACGCCATATTTAAAGGGCAGAAATCCTATAATGGTGTTGCTATCCTGGCAAAATCGTCTCCCGAAAACGTGCGGTTTGGCCTGGATGAGTGGGGGCAGCCCGATGAGGCCAGGCTGGTTGCGGCTACAATCGACGGGATCAATATCGTCAATACCTATATACCTCAGGGGCGGCAGGCGGCCACTGATTATTTCTATTATAAACTTGGCTGGATTGGCCAGATGCGGGAATATTTTAACCGTTACTATCAGGCCGATCAGCCGGTGATCTGGGTTGGCGACTTTAATGTAGCGCCGGACAGGCGCGATGTTTATGCGCCTGACAAACTGCTGGGATCGGTTGGATTTCACCCGGACGAACATGCCGCGCTGGATATGGTGCGCCAATGGGGTTTTGTGGACATATTCCGCCATCACGTACCGGAGGAAGGTCATTATACTTTTTGGGATTATCGCGTACCTAACGGATTTAAACGAAAAATGGGCTGGCGGATTGACCATATTTGGGCGACTGCCGCCATTGCCGGCCATTCAGTCCGGGCCTGGGTCGACACCGACATGCGCCAGGGGCCCAAGCCGTCCGATCACGCGCCGCTGCTGGCCGAGTTTAACTGGAGTTAA